A single window of Ovis aries strain OAR_USU_Benz2616 breed Rambouillet chromosome 24, ARS-UI_Ramb_v3.0, whole genome shotgun sequence DNA harbors:
- the WDR90 gene encoding WD repeat-containing protein 90 isoform X8, producing the protein MTAEARGRRLLPGGRTAVERKWPESNSALPEERKPGKLGSSPAPGPAPCRGHVSGAVTYLRPCGVRGAVAGLLLLGTRCVPCVRCASAEAGSASCGAMARVWQQPFLNVFRHFKVDEWKRSTKEGDVAAVTDKTLKCTVYRVRGAVSASNYIQLPKTSTQSLGLTGRYLYVLFRPLPAKHFVIHLDVSTEDSQVIRVSFSNLFKEFKSTATWLQFPFICEAGTPREGVAFPGARWTCLQLDLHDILLVYLQRCYSHLKGVRLCASMLVRSLYTSDLCFDPAITVAEARRSKLPVTPIPREMAFPVPKGESWHDRYVHIRFPSGSSHVPSELVQKSGFPPEAAGRVPRLLPSPGACSKPARDSRARVIQKHDPTASRWATSMPRPLPEVSVSCERSEVSRVVGPSDCIQEPSAWVEATDEHASGDGLHVSACQPTVEPVAPEDTAPHGPPGGKQSLPEAALGKKRFQQRSFLPDPILRLKGVVGFGGHSTKWALWALDGAAVVYPCHAVVVALRVETREQRLFLGHTDKVSALALDGSSSLLASAQARPHSMLRLWDFQTGSCLALFRSPVHTISSLSFSNNGELLCGVGKDRHGRTTVLVWGMAQLGRGGEAVILAKAHSDADVQAFEIAAFDEARMASCGRGSVRLWRLRGGALRSCAVDLGEHHTLEFTDLAFGPAQNGHTLYVCSRSGHILEIDHQRMAVRHARRLLPLQTPRGPLAPKRTFSSGPGIAINSLSVSRSACAVGSEDGYLRLWPLDFSSVLLEAEHEGPVSSVRVSPGGLRVLSTTSSGHLGFLDIPSQEYRLLVRSHTAPVLALATERSRGQLATVSQDRTVRVWDLATLQQLYDFTSPEEAPRAVAFHPTQPTFFCGFSSGAVRSFSLEAAEVLVEHRCHRGAITGLAASPDGRFLFSACSRGALAQYHSGAPRCRVLRVAANVVCQEACPSSSILAVSEDSCLLAFVGPSKYTVSIVDTASLDELLRVNVSALDLAGSCLDSAVALCFGPSPPSHLLVSTSSNTIAVLDARSGHMVRELSCGNPAACASLALSADGRFLLTAAERAVRLWDYAMQAGLSCQVCATPPPQVYIGHSEPVRAVAFTPDQQQLLSVGDAIFLWDILVPREGWSPGSVQGAPGPPPTCEADRSRGPEDLHQASGPSVLVQKEAGRAGDGACGVTGGPWDLGRRPHPCGWPSVCSTVGARARRPARPNSYRHFTARYKASSPAQGLSLPPAGDEWLRLKAVVGYNGNGRTNLVWSPDTGFFAYTCGCLVVVEDLHSGAQQHWLGHPEEISTLALSHDAQVLASASGRSGAASRCQIRLWDVPRGSCRQLLSHHDTAVQALAFSLDDRLLITLGDCGDGTLALWSTATCELLSSTRLPEPVHGMAFSPWHTGELACVGQGILTLQLLWGQAGDVSLQAHREPVPEELGGCELSSLCYGAAPLLYCGSNEGQVCVWDTRAGCCFLAWEADEGEIGVLLCSGTWLVSGSNTRRLRLWAVGAVPELRRRGSGARSSSVFLERELTLDGAVVSAVFHDSMDMGVVGTTAGTLWYISWAEGTSTRLISGHRSKVNEVAFSPDESHCATCSDDGSVRVWCVASTELLIQFQVLSQSCLCLAWSPQSCGCPEEQHVAAGYSDGTLRVFSIPRSAVELKMYPHTAALTALAFSADGQTIVSGDKDGLVAVSHLRTGMTFRVLSDHRGAPICTLQSTRKECGDFGAEGTDLWLAASGDQRVSVWASDWLRDHCELVDWLSFPAPSLAEVVLAAPWAQGPRPPPCTVPPQVPSCLPPSLAAFCPWDPALLVCAGLGVSPEVAFYSLRQKQVVEKIPLPFFAVSMSLSPGAHLVAIGFSERMVRLLDCASGTVQDFAGHDDSVQLCRFAPSAQLLFTAAHSEILVWEVTGH; encoded by the exons ATGACCGCAGAGGCCCGGGGGCGGAGGCTTCTGCCCGGTGGCAGGACAGCAGTAGAGAGGAAGTGGCCGGAGAGCAACTCGGCGCTACCGGAAGAAAGGAAGCCGGGGAAACTGGGGTCTAGCCCCgcgccaggccccgccccgtGCCGCGGTCACGTGTCAGGCGCGGTGACGTACCTGCGGCCGTGCGGCGTCAGGGGCGCCGTTGCCGGGCTTCTGTTGCTAGGCACGCGCTGCGTGCCCTGCGTGCGGTGCGCGTCGGCAGAGGCGGGAAGCGCGAGCTGCGGCGCCATGGCGCGAG TGTGGCAGCAGCCGTTCCTCAACGTCTTCAGACACTTCAAGGTGGACGAGTGGAAGCGCTCCACTAAGGAGGGGGACGTGGCCGCCGTGACG GACAAGACGCTCAAGTGCACCGTGTACCGCGTGCGGGGCGCTGTCTCTGCGAGCAACTACATCCAGCTCCCCAAAACCAGCACCCAGTCCCTGGGGCTGACCGGACGGTACCTGTACGTGCTCTTTCGGCCACTGCCTGCCAAGCATTTCGTCATTCACCTGGATGTGTCCACTGAG GACAGCCAGGTCATCCGAGTGTCCTTCTCCAACCTCTTCAAGGAGTTCAAGTCCACAGCTACGTGGCTGCAGTTCCCTTTCATTTGTGAGGCTGGGACACCCAGGGAAG gtgtggccttccctggtgccCGCTGGACCTGCCTGCAGCTTGACCTGCACGACATCCTGCTGGTCTATCTGCAACGCTGCTACAGTCACCTGAAGGGCGTCAGGCTGTGTGCCAGCATGCTGGTCCGGAGCCTCTACACCAGTGACCTGTGCTTCGACCCTG CCATCACTGTTGCTGAAGCCCGGCGGTCAAAACTGCCCGTCACCCCCATACCGCGAGAAATGGCTTTCCCAGTGCCAAAGGGGGAGAGCTGGCACGACCGCTACGTCCACATCCG GTTTCCGAGCGGCAGCTCGCACGTGCCCTCCGAGCTGGTGCAGAAGAGTGGTTTCCCTCCTGAGGCAG CAGGGCGTGTGCCGCGGctgctcccttccccaggggcctGCAGCAAGCCTGCACGGGACAGCAGGGCCCGCGTGATCCAGAAGCATGACCCCACGGCC TCCCGCTGGGCCACCTCCATGCCCAGGCCCCTTCCAGAGGTCAGTGTGTCCTGTGAGCGCTCAGAGGTCTCCCGTGTGGTTGGCCCCAGTGACTGTATCCAGGAGCCCTCAGCCTGGGTGGAGGCCACTGATGAGCATGCATCTGGTGACGGCCTTCATGTGTCTGCCTGTCAGCCAACGGTGGAGCCCGTGGCTCCAGAGGATACAGCTCCGCATGGG CCTCCTGGCGGGAAGCAGAGCTTACCGGAGGCGGCTTTGGGCAAGAAGCGTTTTCAACAAAGA AGCTTCCTCCCAGATCCGATCCTGAGGCTCAAGGGGGTCGTCGGCTTTGGGGGTCACAGCACCAAATGG GCGCTGTGGGCCCTGGACGGGGCTGCTGTTGTGTACCCTTGCCACGCGGTCGTTGTCGCCCTGCGCGTCGAAACCCGGGAGCAGCGTCTCTTCCTCGGCCACACGGACAAG GTCTCTGCTCTGGCGCTGGACGGGAGCAGTTCGCTGCTGGCCTCGGCCCAGGCCCGGCCCCACAGCATGCTGCGTCTCTGGGACTTCCAGACGGGGAGCTGCCTGGCCCTGTTCCGGAGCCCGGTCCACACCATCTCCTCCCTCAG CTTCTCCAATAACGGGGAGCTGCTCTGCGGCGTTGGCAAGGACCGCCATGGGCGGACG ACGGTGCTGGTGTGGGGCATGGCTCAGCTGGGGCGAGGCGGAGAGGCCGTCATCCTCGCGAAGGCGCACAGCGATGCTGATGTCCAGGCGTTCGAGATAGCCGCCTTCGATGAAGCCAG GATGGCGTCGTGCGGGCGGGGCAGCGTGCGGCTGTGGCGGCTCCGAGGGGGGGCGCTGCGCTCCTGCGCTGTGGACCTGGGGGAGCACCACACGCTGGAATTCACCGACCTGGCCTTCGGGCCAGCCCAGAATGGCCACACGCT CTACGTGTGCAGCCGCAGCGGCCACATCCTGGAGATCGACCACCAGCGCATGGCCGTGCGGCATGCTCGCCGCCTGCTGCCCTTGCAGACGCCCCGCGGCCCCCTCGCACCGAAGCGGACCTTCAGTTCAG GCCCCGGCATCGCCATCAACAGCCTCAGCGTCTCCCGGTCTGCGTGCGCAGTGGGCTCCGAGGATGGCTACCTGCGCCTCTGGCCGCTGGACTTCTCCTCCGTCCTCCTAGAGGCAG AGCACGAGGGGCCTGTCTCCTCCGTCCGCGTCAGCCCCGGCGGCCTGCGTGTGCTGTCCACCACGTCCTCGGGTCACCTGGGCTTCCTGGACATCCCGTCTCAGGAGTACCGCCTGCTGGTGCGCTCCCACACTGCCCCGGTGCTGGCCCTTGCCACTGAGCGCAGCCGGGGACAGCTGGCCACCGTGTCCCAGGACCGCACCGTGCGCGTCTGGGACCTGGCGACCCTGCAGCAG CTGTATGACTTCACGTCGCCTGAGGAGGCTCCGCGTGCTGTCGCCTTCCACCCCACTCAGCCGACCTTCTTCTGCGGCTTCAGCAGCGGGGCTGTCCGCTCCTTCAGCCTGGAGGCCGCTGAGGTCCTGGTGGAACACAG GTGTCACCGAGGAGCCATCACTGGCCTGGCCGCCAGCCCCGATGGTCGCTTCCTGTTCAGCGCCTGCTCCCGGGGCGCCCTGGCCCAGTACCACAGCGGTGCGCCCCGGTGCCGCGTCCTACGAGTGGCAG CTAATGTGGTGTGCCAGGAGGCCTGCCCAAGCTCCAGCATCCTGGCAGTCAGTGAGGACAGCTGCCTTCTGGCTTTCGTGGGTCCCTCCAAGTACACGGTGAGCATCGTGGACACAGCCTCGCTGGATGAG CTTCTGAGGGTGAACGTCAGTGCCCTGGACCTGGCTGGCAGCTGCCTGGACTCGGCTGTGGCCCTCTGCTTCGGCCCTTCACCCCCCAGCCACCTGCTGGTGTCCACGTCCTCCAACACGATCGCCGTGCTGGACGCCAGATCGGGCCACATGGTCCGGGAG CTGTCCTGTGGCAACCCCGCGGCCTGCGCCTCCCTGGCCCTCAGCGCGGATGGCCGCTTTCTGCTCACAGCCGCCGAGCGGGCTGTCAGGCTGTGGGACTACGCAATGCAGGCTGGCCTCAGCTGCCAG GTCTGCGCGACACCACCCCCCCAGGTGTACATTGGCCACTCGGAGCCGGTGCGGGCTGTGGCCTTCACCCCCGACCAGCAGCAGCTCCTCAGCGTGGGAGATGCCATCTTCCTCTGGGACATTCTGGTTCCCCGTGAGGGGTGGTCCCCAGGCAG TGTCCAGGGTGCTCCCGGGCCCCCCCCGACCTGCGAAGCAG ACAGGAGCCGTGGCCCCGAGGATCTCCATCAGGCCTCAGGCCCATCCGTGCTGGTGCAGAAGGAGGCTGGCCGGGCTGGTGATGGGGCCTGTGGGGTGACAGGAGGTCCCTGGGACCTCGGCAGACGTCCCCACCCCTGTGGCTGGCCCA GCGTCTGCAGCACAGTGGGAGCCAGGGCCCGGCGCCCCGCTCGCCCAAACTCCTACAGGCACTTCACCGCGCGCTACAAGGCCTCCTCACCGGCCCAG GGCCTCTCCCTGCCGCCTGCCGGCGACGAGTGGCTGCGCCTGAAGGCCGTCGTGGGCTACAACGGGAACGGGCGCACCAACTTGGTCTGGAGCCCGGACACCG GCTTCTTCGCCTACACGTGCGGCTgcctggtggtggtggaggacCTGCACTCGGGCGCCCAGCAGCACTGGCTCGGCCACCCCGAGGAGATCTCCACGCTGGCGCTCAGCCACGATGCCCAG GTCCTGGCTTCAGCCTCCGGCCGAAGCGGTGCTGCTTCCCGCTGCCAGATCCGTCTCTGGGACGTGCCCCGGGGCTCCTGCCGGCAGCTCCTCTCTCACCACGACACCGCAGTCCAGGCACTGGCTTTCTCACTGGATGACAGGCTCCTCATCACACTGG GGGACTGTGGCGACGGCACCCTGGCCTTGTGGAGCACGGCCACCTGCGAGCTCCTGTCCTCCACGCGCCTCCCAGAGCCAGTGCACGGCATGGCCTTCAGCCCCTGGCACACCGGCGAGCTGGCCTGCGTGGGCCAGGGCATTCTCACCCTGCAGCTGCTGTGGGGGCAGGCGGGCGATGTCAGCCTCCAG GCCCACCGGGAGCCAGTCCCTGAGGAGCTGGGGGGCTGCGAGCTGAGCTCGCTCTGCTACGGGGCCGCGCCTCTGCTGTACTGCGGCTCCAACGAGGGCCAGGTGTGCGTGTGGGACACGCGTGCCggctgctgcttcctggcctgggaGGCGGATGAAGGCGAGATCG GAGTGCTGCTGTGCTCGGGCACCTGGCTGGTCAGTGGCAGCAACACGCGGCGGCTGCGCCTGTGGGCTGTGGGGGCCGTGCCGGAGCTGCGGCGCAGGGGCTCAGGGGCCAG GTCCAGCTCTGTGTTTCTGGAGCGTGAGCTGACCCTCGACGGGGCTGTTGTGAGCGCGGTCTTCCACGACAGCATGGACATGGGCGTGGTGGGCACCACAGCGGGCACGCTCTGGTACATCAGCTGGGCCGAGGGCACTAGCACTCGCCTCATCAGTGGCCACCGGAGCAAG GTGAACGAAGTGGCCTTCAGCCCCGACGAGTCCCACTGCGCCACGTGCAGTGACGACGGGAGCGTGAGGGTGTGGTGCGTGGCTAGCACGGAGCTGCTGATCCAGTTCCAGGTGCTCAGCCAG AGCTGCCTCTGCTTGGCTTGGAGCCCCCAGTCGTGCGGATGCCCAGAAGAGCAGCACGTGGCAGCGGGCTACAGCGACGGGACACTGCGTGTCTTCAGCATCCCGCGCTCGGCCGTGGAGCTCAAGATGTACCCGCACACGGCTGCACTCACAgcccttgccttctccgctgACG GTCAGACCATCGTCTCTGGAGACAAGGATGGGCTCGTGGCCGTGAGCCACCTCCGCACAGGGATGACCTTCCGGGTGCTAAGTGACCACCGCGGCGCCCCCATCTGCACTCTCCAGAGCACGAGGAAGGAG TGTGGAGACTTTGGTGCAGAGGGCACGGACCTATGGCTGGCTGCCAGCGGGGACCAGCGAGTCAGCGTGTGGGCCTCTGACTGGCTGCGGGACCACTGTGAGCTCGTGGACTGGCTGAGCTTCCCAGCGCCCAGCCTTGCAGAGGTAGTCCTGGCGGCCCCGTGGGCACagggcccccgccccccaccctgcaCTGTGCCCCCACAGGTTCCCAGCTGCTTGCCACCCTCGCTCGCCGCCTTCTGTCCCTGGGACCCGGCGCTGCTGGTGTGTGCGGGCCTCGGCGTGTCCCCTGAGGTGGCCTTCTACAGCCTCCGCCAGAAGCAG GTGGTGGAGAAGATCCCACTGCCTTTCTTTGCTGTGTCCATGAGTCTGTCCCCTGGGGCCCACCTCGTGGCCATTGGCTTCTCTG AGCGCATGGTGCGGCTGCTGGACTGCGCTTCGGGGACTGTGCAGGACTTCGCGGGCCATGATGACTCTGTGCAGCTGTGTAGGTTTGCCCCGTCAGCCCAGCTGCTCTTCACAGCGGCCCACAGCGAGATCTTGGTGTGGGAAGTCACAGGCCACTGA